The following DNA comes from Mucisphaera calidilacus.
GAACCGGACCGTCGCCATGCTTCGAGACATGGCGAGCGACGCCGAACGGCCCTTCTTCCTGGCCGCGGGCTGGTACAAGCCGCACCTGGCCTTCTGCGCCCCGAAGCGTTACTGGGACCTCTACGACCGGGACGCCATCGAACCGGCCACCAACAACGAGCATCCGGGTGGCGCTCCGGGAGCGGCCATCAACCCCTGGGCGATGAACGAACTGCGGGGCTACAGCGACATCCCCGACGAGGGACCGCTCTCCGAGGCCAAGCAACGCGAACTCATCCACGGGTACTACGCCTGCGTGAGCTTCATCGACGCTCAGATCGGACGCGTCCTCGACGCCCTGGACTCCCTCGGGCTGGCCGATGACACCGTTGTCCTGCTCTGGGGAGACCACGGGTTCCACCTCGGCGAGAACGGCCACTGGACCAAGAACATCAACTGGGAGCTGTCGCACCACAGCCCGCTGCTGATCCGCACGCCCGACCTGCGCGACGGCCAGAGCACGCGGGGACTGACCGAGTTCGTCGATATCTACCCCACCATCGTGGAGGCCTGTGGACTGCCGCAGCCCGCACACGAACTGGAGGGTCAGAGCCTTCTGCCCCTGATGCAGCGGCCCGATCGGGCGTGGAAGTCGGCGGCCTTCACGCTGTTCGCCAACAACCTCTCCATGCGCACCGACTGCTACCGGTACACGCCCTACGCCGACCGGAATGGCGACCCCGCCGGCGTGGAACTCTACGACCTCGATCACGATCCCGGCGCAAACGTGAACGTCGCGAACCAGCCGCAATACCAATCCATCAGAAAGCAACTGGCCGCGCAACACGCAGCGGGCTGGCGCGCGGCACGAGCGGAGTTGTGATGACAACGACACAAAACGGCCTGCTCCAGGATTACGCCGTCGCCCGGATGGCTGATGACGAGATGTACGCCTTGATCGGCGCACTCGACGGCTCGGAACACGCACGCGGGCGTGACGCCGCCGCCGTGATCCAGGAGGCGGTCGATCGGCTGGCACCGAGTGGCGGCGCCGTGCGTGTCGGACCGGGCTGGTTCACACTCGACCGACCGATCCGGCTCGGGAACGGCATCACACTCGCGGGAAGCGGACGAGCGACGGTCCTCGAACTGAGCGAATCAAACGCCGCGAACGACGGCCTGCTGATCGCGGCCGAGGGCGTCGACGGCGTGACCGTCGCTGACCTGCAACTCCGCGGACGCCCATCCTCAGACACCAGCGCGGGGCTGCACCTCACAACAGCGGGAACATCGACCGTCCGCGACGTCGTGGCCCGAGGGTTCAGCGGATTCGGTGTCGCCATCGAACGATGCATCATGTCGACCGTCAGCAACGTCACCACCATGGAAAACGGCAAGGCCGGCCTGCTGATCAAGGGATACGACCACGACCGCGGCGGGAAGTTCGTGCCCAACAATGTCCGGGGCTGCCTGAGCTACGCCGACGCCGGCGACGGCATCTTCCTCGATCAGGCGATCTGCCAGAACGTTGTGGGCTGCACCGTCTACCTCTCGGGACGGCATGGCATCCACCTCGACGACGGAACCAGCAACCTCATCAACGGCTGCCGGGTCTTCATGTCGGGCGGGAACGGCGTGATGAACACACACACCTACGAGATGAACATCTCTGGCAACATCATCGGCTGGAACAAGGGCCACAACCTCGAAATGAATCACTGCGTCTGGGCCACCGTCTCCGCGAACGAGTTCATCGACGCCGGCGGACGCGGCAGCCCTCATCACGGCATCTATCTTCACAACGGCTGCAAGGCAGTCCAGATCAGCGGCAACTGCATCTTCAACTGGTGGGACAACCAGATCATGCGCTGCGGCATCTACGAATCCGAAGACTGCCGCGAGAATCAATTCACCGACAACACCATCAACTACTACAAAGAGCAGGCTGTGCTCCGCCGGGGCGAGGATTCGGAATCGGCCCACAACCTGGAACTGCCCCATCCGTACGGCCCGCCGACGCCCTACGGCCCGCCCTTCTGCGAACCGGGCATGGAGGGAATCCCTGACCCCCGAGTCCGCAACCCCTCGCCCGACGAGATCCGACTCATCCTCAGCATCGAGGACGCCAGAGCCATCACCGACCGCTACCTCAACGAGACCCGCTCTCGGAAAGATCAATAATGGAAGTCTGGTTCTGGGCCGCCGTAACGGTAATCTCCTGGGGAATCTGGCTCGCGCCGCTGGAGTGTGCCCCGTCCATCGACGCACGGGTCAAGACACTCATGATCACGCTGGGAAACGCCGGGGTGTCGCTGGCGCTCGCAGCATCATGGGGCTTTGCGGGCCTCACCTGGGCCGTGGCATGGCCGTCGATTCTGGGCGGGATGCTCTGGGCATTGAGCGGCTGCTTCGCGGTGCTCGCCACCGAGCGACTCGGTATCGCCGTGGCCATGGGCGTCTGGGCACCGCTCAACATCCTGACCTCGCTGGCGTGGGGCGGGCTCTTCTTCGGCGAACTCACCGGCATGAACGGGACACGCATCGCCCTGCTGTGCCTGGCCTTCGTGATGATGTCGGGGGGGATCGCGATGCTGGTCAAGGGATCATCGACCGACGTAGACGCGACCGAAACCACAGCGCCACAGAAACACCTCCCCGCCAGCGGCCAGACGCTGGGCTGGCTGGCGGTCGTCCTCGCCGGCATCGGCTGGGGCACCTACTTCGTACCGGTGCGCGCGGTCGATGCGTCACTCTGGGTGATGGCCTGGCCACTCTCGTTGGGCATGCTGCTCGGCGCCGCGCTGATCTGGGGCGGCGGGCTGCTCTGGCGTGGCCGCCCCGCCACCAACCGCAAGTCGCCCCGACCCGCCCAACCCGTGAGAATCTGGGTGCTCGGATTGGCAGCCGTCTCCGGACTGCTGTGGGCTTCGGGCAACTACGGCGCGCTCAACCTCATGCAGGGGCTCGGAACAGGACCCGGATTCGCGGTCGCCCAGTGCTGCCTCGTCGTCAACGCCATCGTGGGGATGACACTCTTCGGCAGGCCCCCTCGACGCTCGACCGGCGGACGCTGGGTCATGGTCGGCGTGGTCGTTGTGGCGGTCGGAACCGCGCTGATGGGATGGGTAGGCTCAAGCAGCTGACCCCAACTCCGGTCAACGCCGATCGAAATCGGCCTCCTGCTGAGCCGAAAGCCCCGCGTGAGAACGCTGATTGATACCCGGGTTATCCGCCATATAAGTCCACAACTGAACGGTGCCGTCTTGGTGCGCCGTCGTGAGCAGCGCACCGGAGGCATTGAAATGCATGTACTCCAGGTGGTCGGTGAGCGGCACACGCAGCGCGATCGGCACACTCCGGTTGTTCAACGCGGTGTCGAGCGCATGCCGCGTGGCGATGAAATCAATAACGTTCACCTTCCCCGCTGAAAGGACATAACGGCTGTCCGCGGTCCACTCGACGGTCTCGATCTTGTCGCCCGTCTTGTTGAGTCGGCGAATATACTCGCCGGTCGACGCGTGGTAGAAGTAAAGCCAGCCGTGATTGGCACCCACCACGACGTAACGGCCATCCGGTGAAATCTTCACGCAGATGAAGCGGCTCCACTGGGGGTATTCGCTGTCGTAGAACACCTCGTTCTGGTAGCGAAGACTCCGTGTCGCAGTATCCCACGCCTTCATGTGCGCACCACCGACAACCACGAAGTACGCGTCGTCGGGGCTGAAGGAGATCTCGTTCGCCGTCGAACCCTGAAACACTCGGCCAATCTCCTCCCACGTCTCCGTGTTGTACAGAACGACCTCGGCGGTCGGCTCGGAATCAGGATCCGAATCGTGCAACGACTCCTCGCCCATCGCCATGATCGTTCCGTCATGCGAAAGAGCGAGACTGTCAATACCGGCGCGATGCCTGAACGCCCGCAGCACCTCACCGGTCCCCGCATCAATCACACGCATCTGGTGGTCTTCACTGACCGAGACCACCCGCCGACCGTCACCGGTCCACGCCACGCGCTCGATCTCCGCGGGCAGCCGCGTCTGCCACTGCATCACACCGTCTGCCGTACGAAACACACGAACGGTGTTGTCGTACTTGGTGCCCGTCACGATATAAGCACTATCACGCGAGAACTCGGCCGACTCGACAGAGCCATACTCACCCATGAGGTCCGCCATGCGACTCCAGACATGGTTGAGCGCATGATCCTCGTTGCCTCTGACAGGACCGGAACAGCTCAGCAGGCACACAAAAAGCGTAATCAGGCTGCGTGGTGTCATCGTAGGGGCTCTCTCAATAATCACGAGCTGTATCCGGGCGATGCCGTCTACATATCAGGACAATCAACAATTCGGACGCATCAGGATGACGGGCATTCTAACAGAGCGTCCTTCTATCTTCATTTTCACGAAAGATGAATATCTGGGATAGTACAGTCACACCGGCTGGCGTTCATCCGGGTAACGTAGGCCGGCAGACACCCCTCCAGCCCGAAAGCCTCTCATGAAGAATCAAGTCTTTACCGCGGTGATGTATTTCGCCCCCCATCAGGAAAACGACCGTGAATCAGCTCGACGTGACTTCATAACAATTCGTGCGTGCGGATTCGATACCATCCGCATCGCCCCACCCGAACAGGTGCTCATGCCGGGAGAGGACTATGACCTTTTCTGGATGCAGGACTGGCTTGATACCGCCGCAGAAGAGGGCCTCACCGCCATCGTGCACGCTTTTGAAGAACCCCCGCCCGGAATCCTGAAGCAGCATCAACTCGACCTCGCCAACTGGCACGCTTTGTACAGCGACGACCCACGCTTCCTGGCGGTGCTCGATGACTGGGTCATACCCGTCGTCCAACGATTCGCATCGCACCCGGGACTCAGAATCTGGGCCGGGCCGGGCGAACCCCCCGCAGGCGCCCACGGGTTGGCCCGTGATACTGATCACAAGGCCTTTATCCGCTGGCTGAGAGACCAGTACGGCACAGCCGATGCGATGGATCAGGCATGGAATCCCTACCCAGCCAAGGGATACCGCCTGATCCACCGATTCGAGGACGCCAGCCGTGTCATCGGAGCGACCGACGCCGATGGATCGATCAACGGCGTCCATGGAGCCAAGTTGATCTACGGAGCTCAACGCGACCTTATGCGATTCCTGACCGACAACCGGCTGGAGAAGGCACGTGCGGTCGCACGACTCATCCGGAGTCATGACACACACCACCCCGTCTACTTCGGGTCGCACCATCAGTTCGGTAACAACCCGGAACACCTCTGGGACAACGCCGCGATGGCGAAGGTAGGCGACGGCCACGGGACCTCGATTCACCTCTCCTGGCACTTCGAATCAGTCGATGGCGAAATCGACCTACCGCTATATATTCACGGACGCCTCACACGCGACGCCGCCAAGGGCCAGCCGACCGCCAACTGGGAGGCGACAGGAGGGCCTGTCCAGTTCTCAGGCGGCTACGGCAACCACATGTCACCCGGGCTGATGAGGCGGATCTGCCTTTCCATCCTCGCCTCGGGTAACCAAGGCATCGGCTTCTGGTCGTGGAACGCACGCCCGGGAGGATGGGAGGTGGGGGAATACGGCATGACGGCCAGAGACGGCTCGGTAACGCCTTGGGCCGACGCCGCAGGCCAGGTCGCTCAGGCAGCACGAACGCACAGCGAGGAACTTGCCTCGGCAGACCATCACCCCCGTGTCGGCATCCTGCAGAGCTGGGATACCGAGGCGATCTACTGCCTCGAACCCGACCGGCACGAGAAGGGATTGAAACACCTCCCACGCGAAGCATGGATCGGAACCGCACGCGCACTGACCAACCACGCGATCCCCTACGCCTTTGTGGACGAGACCGAGATCAGCGCCGACGCCGAAACCGCTGCTGATCGTTGGCCCTGCATCATGGCGATGCACCTGCGGGCGCTCAGTGACACAGCCGTCGATGCCCTGGAGGCCTATGTTCTGGCAGGCGGCAGGCTCGTCACCGACGTCTCGTTCGGCTGGCTCGACGCGTGGGGAAAATCCCGACCACCTTCAACACGACTGACCGGCGGCTATGTCAACAACATCCACGACACCCGAACGACTCATAAGAAACTTGATGGCCTCGCGGTCACCGGCTTCTTCGGAGACCTCGTTGTGGATGACGCCCAAGTCCTCGCGACGTTTGAGGACGGCCGGCCAGGAATCATCGAGGCCAGGCGGGGTCACGGATCGGTGGTTCTCATCGCAATCGATCCCGGGACGATGTGCCTGAAAGGCGACAGGCCCGATATCGAAACAATGCTGGCCAGTATCACTGGCCAGGAGAGTCCACTCACCAGTGAACGACCCCTGACCTACCGCCTCACCACCGGATCAATCGATCACGTCTTCGTCATCAACCCGGGCCAGGAAACAACCTGCCGCGTCGCCCTCACCGACCGTCGCCATCAAACGGCACTCGACGTTCTCAACAACCGAACACTGGCGACTGACGACCGTGGCATGGTACTCACCCTCCCGGCCGAAGACGCACTCTGGCTGAGGCTCAGCTGATAAGTATGTTCATGCCATCCACAATCATACCGAACACACCCGCACCGAACGGGGGATGACCGCAGGCCGACAGCCCAAGCCCAGCATCGACAACCAACACGGCCGATAGCTGCCTAGTCCTCGCGTGCCGATACCTCATACCCCAACTCATCCGCGAAGACCTCCCACGCCGACCACGCCATAAAGCGCCGAACCTGGTCGTACCACGTCGGATCGATCGCGCGCAGTGGCAGGTCGTCGTCGTCGGCAACAGGGCTGTTGCGCGCAACAGTGAAGTCAAGCCTGTTGGGGTCAACGAAACGCGGATCCTGCGTCACCGCGTCGGACGAGCCCTGGGTCTGCTCAAGCCACGAGCGGAACGCGTCATAGCCGCCATCCTGCTTGCGCCAATGACCATCATGCGTGATGTGGACGTGACCGAAGTGCGGCTCGCCATTGGGCCGCCCCGCCTGGAAAAGACGGTTGCCCTCGCCGATGTAACGGAAGGCGTAGGCGTGCTCGTTGGCGTGATGCCCGGGCTGAATCATCACGAGCATCTTCAGGTCGGGTCCGCCAACAATAAGGTTGTTCTGGTAGAGATTGAGACCGGGCCTGACGAGCCGCTGGGTCTTGTGCCACGAATGCTCACGCGGGTGATAGACAACAGCCAGAGCAGGCAATGGGGTCTGATCGTCACCCTCGGTCATATCAGAGTTGTTGTAGATAATCGAATTCTTGAACGTCACCGGACCCGTAATCAGGGTGCGGACCGCGGACTTCTGAGCGTGGGCAACAATGCTCTTGTCGACGTAGTAAGGCCCGTTGCCGATCTCGAAGAACAGGCCTCGCTGGTTGTAGGCACTCACCAGATTCTCAACAACGATATGCTCGCACTGGATGTCGTACCAGATACCCGGACAGAGATTACCAATCGCGGTGTGGTCACGGAGGATATTGAACTCGGTGTCGTGGAACTTGATACCCCCCATGGCCCAGCTGTTGTAGTTGCCCCAGTGGCCACGCCAGTTGTTGAAACTCGTGGAATTACCCTCAAAGAGCGTATAACGATTCGGCCCCATGTTGATACCGCCGTCGCCGTTGTAGTCGAACCGGCTGTTGCGGATCGTCAGGTAATCAATGCTGTTCAGGCGAAGGCCGGTGAAGTTATTCCAGGTGAAGGCGCAATCCTCGATGAGCACCTGCTCATACTTGCCGCGCAGGAACACCGGCCCGATGACACCGCCCTGCCGCTGACTCGCCGCGCGGGTAAACGTCATGCCACGGATGACGAGATGCTCCTTGCCCCCGTCGACACGCAGGAGGTTGCCACGCGTAGACACCTCGATGCGGGCCGTACGCAGGTCTTCGGTCTTCACGGGCCTGAAGTAGAGTCGATCCGACCACGGCGCAGAGTCCTCAGACTCCGCGACACCAAAGGTACCCGGGGTCAACACCTCGCGCGGATCCCTCACGCCATGCCGACTGTAGACCAGCCGCGAGTTGGAACCCATCTGCAACTTGCCCTCACGCCTGACCGACCACGCCTCCACGAGCACCTGCTTCGCCAGGTAGTCATCCACAAACAGCATCTCGCTTCGATGCCCCAGATACCCCTCCGGACCCCAGTCGGGTGAGCGGTGGCCAAAGTTGTGCTCCCACGGAATCGCGTAGACACCCTGACCAACGTCCACCCAGTCCTCCGCCTTAACCACATCGGCGCCGGTGAAGATGGTCTTGTCGGCTCCGGCACCCTCGATGATCAGAAGCGTGCTGCGCACCAGACCGTCGCGTGTATCAAGCACACCCGCCGACTCCCGATACGTGCCCGGACCGATCTTGAGCTTGGTCGGCGTGCCCTCGGCAAGTGTCACCGAAGCGGCCCGCAGCCCGGCACGAATCGAGGGGAACGGGCGACGCTCCGTGCCGTCCGCCCCCGCATGCCGCGCACCGGATCGGACGTGAATCGTGGCCTTGACGTGCTCGTCAGAAAGACGGCGTTCGTCAGCACCCGCGGTCTTCTCATCCATACGCTTGGCCCAGAGCGGCAGCTCATCCGCCAGCGTCGCCGCCGTGCCGATCCCGATACAGGCCAACATCACGCAAGCCACCAACGCACGCAGGCCCCGACAGAACGGGGTGTATTCAGCGAAAGAGCGATTCACAGACGGTCTCCTTGATTCAGAGAAGGCAATGGTCGACAGGAAGCGACAGCACGCGCCGCGACGGACTAACCCTTGATCGCGCCCGCGGCCAGACCGCGGACAAACCATCGCATGAGAAAGATGAACATGATGATGAGCGGGATCGACGAGAGCGAATAACCCGCCATCATCTCACCCCACTGCTTGACATACTCACCCTCCAGTCGAAGCAGCCCGACGGGGATCGTCAGCTTCTCGTCGTCGCGGAGGATAACGAGGGGGAGCATGACGTTGTTCCACACGCCCAGAAACTTCATGATGGAGATCGTCGCGAGAATCGGCCCGCTCATGGGCAGGACGATATTGACAATCTGCTGAATATGGCCGGCCCCGTCCATCTCGGCCGCCTCAAACAGCGCCTTGGGGATGTCCTCGATGAACTGCCGGAGAATGAAGATGCCGGCCACCTGTCCGCCCGCAGCACCGACGACCACCAGCGCCCAGAGACTGTTGATCAGCCCCATGCCCTTGAGAAGCGTGAAGAGAGTCACGAGCGTCGCCGCCGTGCCCGGCAGAAACATACTCGCCACGATCCCGTAGTAGACAATCTCCCGGCCCGGAAACCGGTAACGCGCGATCGCGTACGCCGTCGGGATAATCATGCAGATACCAAACGCCACGGCCTGCACCGACACGAAGATCGAGTTGGCGATGTAGTTCTTCACGATCCCCCACGCAACCGACCAGTTCTCCCAGTGCCACTCGGAAATCGGATCGAAGAACCACGGGTTGGCCTGATACTGCTGGTTGTCCTTGAAACTGATGACAAACATCAGGAAGAGCGGGAAGAATGCGAAGAAAAGCACAAAGAGCACGATGAGGTGCTTGACGCCTTCGCCGGCTGCCGAGGGTTTGGATGCCATATCTACTTGTCCACCTTGACGTACCGCTGATAGACAATCGTCAGCAGCAGGACCATCACGAAGAGAACCATGCCCAGGGCGCAGGAGTAGCCAAAGCGGCCGTCAATGAACGCCTTGGAGTACATGTACAGCCCGGGCACGATGCCGATATTCCCCGGCCCGCCCGCGTGACCGAGCAGGATGAGATAGAACTCATAGCCCGTGAGCGTGCCGATCGTCATGAAGATCAGGTTGATACGCACCTGAGTCATGACCAGCGGCAACTCGATGCTGAAGAGTCGCCGGACGGGGCCAACGCCGTCGAGCTCGGCCGCCTCGTAGACGTCGGTGGGTATCTGCTGGAGACCCGCCAGGTAGATCAGCACGCCGACGGTGCCCACCCACGGGAAGCCCCAGAATATCAGTGCGGGCAGAACCAGGTCACGGCTGCCCAGCCACGCCGGAGTCCCCTCGATGAACTGATTGGTCGGTTCGACCCAGATCATGCCGAAAGCAACCAACAGCGAACCGACGGTGATCGTCGTATACCCCACCCAGCTCATGACCACCGGGGCATAAGCGTGATGCATCCGTGCACGCACAACCTCGCCGATCGCGAAGGCCGCGCCCATGAGGACCGGCAGATGGAGCAACGAAGTCCTACAGGCCCAGGCACCACCCAGCAGCAGGAAAGCCCAGAGCACCCACCGCGGGCCGATGCGGGTCGCAGCGACATACATCAGCCCCATCATCAACGCGATCACCACCGTGAACCCCGGAACCGTCAACGCCAACTGCAGCGCCGCCGCCAGCCAGATCACAACACCCAGGCCGACCAATGCCGCGTACGCGGTGAAACGCTCGGACCGATGCTTCGGCCACCCCTCCGTCGACGCCAGCACAAAAGCACCGAGCGCAAGCAAACCCCAGGTGCTGGAAAACACCACGCTCACCGGCCCCTCCATCACGGGCCGGAGCGCGGCCGCGATCGTCGGCATCACGCCCGGAGCCGCATCGGTGCCGTCGAGCCACGACAGAACGCCCATCATCCCCGTCATGTTCAGAAGACGATTGAGAATACCAAAGTCCGGATCGTAGAAACTCTTCCAAATCAGCAACCAGACCAGCGCCGGGATTACCATCGGAATCACAAACAGAACCTGATAGATGTACCGCATGCGATCATTCAGCAGGCGGTGCAACGCAACAGCCGTGATGATGGCCGGCCACATCTTGAACAGGTTCGCGACCAACATGATCGCCACCACCTTGAAGCTCTGCCAGAAGAGCGGGTCCGCAACCGCATCAGCAAAGTTCTGAAGCCCGATATACTCCTCCACCTCACCGGGCGTCCAGCGGTAGAAAGCCTTCACCACGACGTCATACTTCGGGTAATAACTGAAGACCAACAGCGAAACGATCGACGGGAGCAGCAGGAGATAGATCGAACCGATAAACCGCGTCTTGTTCAGCAGACGCTGCCACAGGCGACGCGACGCCTGTTGCGCCTCGCCAGTAGCCGCGGTGCGGTCAGCAGTCTCCGAAGGGTAAGTCGTCTGGTTCATGGTGGACGGTGTCGCTGATTACCTGGTAGGTCTTAGAACTCGGGGAACGGCTCGTCAGAATGCGTACGGCTCCACGCGCTGCGGGTACGCGTCGCTCCGAGCTGCTTGAGCGAATTGAACAACAGCAGCCGATACTTCATCTCGGCATCGGCCGCGCCGGTCGCCCCCGCAAGGTCGTTGTTGTTGAGAATCAGGTGCCTGAGGTCCTGGACCGCCATCAGGCGTTCCATCCCACGGGTGATGTCACGCTCGAGCCGGTCCGAC
Coding sequences within:
- a CDS encoding sulfatase is translated as MPHPSSHPAKLSRRRFTQSAAATLASGLLWPLDSAQALARRPAGPQRRVKNVLMLAVDDLRPELGCYGKRHIHSPRIDRFAASATRFDRAYCQFPQCGPSRCSLFAGVRPETARQADGPVTHIDRNAMYRELATLPAHLTAQGYRTACFGKLYHHPADDTKSWTDPHPDDREALAPIWGYPGYGLASNVEHTARIRRERRAAGQQGYFNGPSVEAADLPDDAYYDGITTNRTVAMLRDMASDAERPFFLAAGWYKPHLAFCAPKRYWDLYDRDAIEPATNNEHPGGAPGAAINPWAMNELRGYSDIPDEGPLSEAKQRELIHGYYACVSFIDAQIGRVLDALDSLGLADDTVVLLWGDHGFHLGENGHWTKNINWELSHHSPLLIRTPDLRDGQSTRGLTEFVDIYPTIVEACGLPQPAHELEGQSLLPLMQRPDRAWKSAAFTLFANNLSMRTDCYRYTPYADRNGDPAGVELYDLDHDPGANVNVANQPQYQSIRKQLAAQHAAGWRAARAEL
- a CDS encoding right-handed parallel beta-helix repeat-containing protein → MTTTQNGLLQDYAVARMADDEMYALIGALDGSEHARGRDAAAVIQEAVDRLAPSGGAVRVGPGWFTLDRPIRLGNGITLAGSGRATVLELSESNAANDGLLIAAEGVDGVTVADLQLRGRPSSDTSAGLHLTTAGTSTVRDVVARGFSGFGVAIERCIMSTVSNVTTMENGKAGLLIKGYDHDRGGKFVPNNVRGCLSYADAGDGIFLDQAICQNVVGCTVYLSGRHGIHLDDGTSNLINGCRVFMSGGNGVMNTHTYEMNISGNIIGWNKGHNLEMNHCVWATVSANEFIDAGGRGSPHHGIYLHNGCKAVQISGNCIFNWWDNQIMRCGIYESEDCRENQFTDNTINYYKEQAVLRRGEDSESAHNLELPHPYGPPTPYGPPFCEPGMEGIPDPRVRNPSPDEIRLILSIEDARAITDRYLNETRSRKDQ
- a CDS encoding GRP family sugar transporter, with protein sequence MEVWFWAAVTVISWGIWLAPLECAPSIDARVKTLMITLGNAGVSLALAASWGFAGLTWAVAWPSILGGMLWALSGCFAVLATERLGIAVAMGVWAPLNILTSLAWGGLFFGELTGMNGTRIALLCLAFVMMSGGIAMLVKGSSTDVDATETTAPQKHLPASGQTLGWLAVVLAGIGWGTYFVPVRAVDASLWVMAWPLSLGMLLGAALIWGGGLLWRGRPATNRKSPRPAQPVRIWVLGLAAVSGLLWASGNYGALNLMQGLGTGPGFAVAQCCLVVNAIVGMTLFGRPPRRSTGGRWVMVGVVVVAVGTALMGWVGSSS
- a CDS encoding WD40 repeat domain-containing protein, giving the protein MADLMGEYGSVESAEFSRDSAYIVTGTKYDNTVRVFRTADGVMQWQTRLPAEIERVAWTGDGRRVVSVSEDHQMRVIDAGTGEVLRAFRHRAGIDSLALSHDGTIMAMGEESLHDSDPDSEPTAEVVLYNTETWEEIGRVFQGSTANEISFSPDDAYFVVVGGAHMKAWDTATRSLRYQNEVFYDSEYPQWSRFICVKISPDGRYVVVGANHGWLYFYHASTGEYIRRLNKTGDKIETVEWTADSRYVLSAGKVNVIDFIATRHALDTALNNRSVPIALRVPLTDHLEYMHFNASGALLTTAHQDGTVQLWTYMADNPGINQRSHAGLSAQQEADFDRR
- a CDS encoding beta-galactosidase — protein: MKNQVFTAVMYFAPHQENDRESARRDFITIRACGFDTIRIAPPEQVLMPGEDYDLFWMQDWLDTAAEEGLTAIVHAFEEPPPGILKQHQLDLANWHALYSDDPRFLAVLDDWVIPVVQRFASHPGLRIWAGPGEPPAGAHGLARDTDHKAFIRWLRDQYGTADAMDQAWNPYPAKGYRLIHRFEDASRVIGATDADGSINGVHGAKLIYGAQRDLMRFLTDNRLEKARAVARLIRSHDTHHPVYFGSHHQFGNNPEHLWDNAAMAKVGDGHGTSIHLSWHFESVDGEIDLPLYIHGRLTRDAAKGQPTANWEATGGPVQFSGGYGNHMSPGLMRRICLSILASGNQGIGFWSWNARPGGWEVGEYGMTARDGSVTPWADAAGQVAQAARTHSEELASADHHPRVGILQSWDTEAIYCLEPDRHEKGLKHLPREAWIGTARALTNHAIPYAFVDETEISADAETAADRWPCIMAMHLRALSDTAVDALEAYVLAGGRLVTDVSFGWLDAWGKSRPPSTRLTGGYVNNIHDTRTTHKKLDGLAVTGFFGDLVVDDAQVLATFEDGRPGIIEARRGHGSVVLIAIDPGTMCLKGDRPDIETMLASITGQESPLTSERPLTYRLTTGSIDHVFVINPGQETTCRVALTDRRHQTALDVLNNRTLATDDRGMVLTLPAEDALWLRLS
- a CDS encoding right-handed parallel beta-helix repeat-containing protein, with protein sequence MNRSFAEYTPFCRGLRALVACVMLACIGIGTAATLADELPLWAKRMDEKTAGADERRLSDEHVKATIHVRSGARHAGADGTERRPFPSIRAGLRAASVTLAEGTPTKLKIGPGTYRESAGVLDTRDGLVRSTLLIIEGAGADKTIFTGADVVKAEDWVDVGQGVYAIPWEHNFGHRSPDWGPEGYLGHRSEMLFVDDYLAKQVLVEAWSVRREGKLQMGSNSRLVYSRHGVRDPREVLTPGTFGVAESEDSAPWSDRLYFRPVKTEDLRTARIEVSTRGNLLRVDGGKEHLVIRGMTFTRAASQRQGGVIGPVFLRGKYEQVLIEDCAFTWNNFTGLRLNSIDYLTIRNSRFDYNGDGGINMGPNRYTLFEGNSTSFNNWRGHWGNYNSWAMGGIKFHDTEFNILRDHTAIGNLCPGIWYDIQCEHIVVENLVSAYNQRGLFFEIGNGPYYVDKSIVAHAQKSAVRTLITGPVTFKNSIIYNNSDMTEGDDQTPLPALAVVYHPREHSWHKTQRLVRPGLNLYQNNLIVGGPDLKMLVMIQPGHHANEHAYAFRYIGEGNRLFQAGRPNGEPHFGHVHITHDGHWRKQDGGYDAFRSWLEQTQGSSDAVTQDPRFVDPNRLDFTVARNSPVADDDDLPLRAIDPTWYDQVRRFMAWSAWEVFADELGYEVSARED
- a CDS encoding carbohydrate ABC transporter permease, with translation MASKPSAAGEGVKHLIVLFVLFFAFFPLFLMFVISFKDNQQYQANPWFFDPISEWHWENWSVAWGIVKNYIANSIFVSVQAVAFGICMIIPTAYAIARYRFPGREIVYYGIVASMFLPGTAATLVTLFTLLKGMGLINSLWALVVVGAAGGQVAGIFILRQFIEDIPKALFEAAEMDGAGHIQQIVNIVLPMSGPILATISIMKFLGVWNNVMLPLVILRDDEKLTIPVGLLRLEGEYVKQWGEMMAGYSLSSIPLIIMFIFLMRWFVRGLAAGAIKG
- a CDS encoding carbohydrate ABC transporter permease encodes the protein MNQTTYPSETADRTAATGEAQQASRRLWQRLLNKTRFIGSIYLLLLPSIVSLLVFSYYPKYDVVVKAFYRWTPGEVEEYIGLQNFADAVADPLFWQSFKVVAIMLVANLFKMWPAIITAVALHRLLNDRMRYIYQVLFVIPMVIPALVWLLIWKSFYDPDFGILNRLLNMTGMMGVLSWLDGTDAAPGVMPTIAAALRPVMEGPVSVVFSSTWGLLALGAFVLASTEGWPKHRSERFTAYAALVGLGVVIWLAAALQLALTVPGFTVVIALMMGLMYVAATRIGPRWVLWAFLLLGGAWACRTSLLHLPVLMGAAFAIGEVVRARMHHAYAPVVMSWVGYTTITVGSLLVAFGMIWVEPTNQFIEGTPAWLGSRDLVLPALIFWGFPWVGTVGVLIYLAGLQQIPTDVYEAAELDGVGPVRRLFSIELPLVMTQVRINLIFMTIGTLTGYEFYLILLGHAGGPGNIGIVPGLYMYSKAFIDGRFGYSCALGMVLFVMVLLLTIVYQRYVKVDK